In one window of Tellurirhabdus rosea DNA:
- a CDS encoding fumarylacetoacetate hydrolase family protein, with translation MKLFRFGPPENERPGVMLASGAHLDVSAFGQDYDETFFATDGPARLAQWLEANAANCPNVPGSVRRASCVKRPSKIVCVGLNYAKHAAETGAPVPAEPILFFKSTTALCGPDDNVVIPKRSEKTDWEVELAIVIGKKATYVSQDEAFDYIAGYALHNDYSERAFQLERGGQWVKGKSADTFAPLGPFLVTKDEIPDPNKLHLWLRVNGELLQDSNTDDMIFNVPMLVSYISQFMTLLPGDVISTGTPSGVGMGLKPPRFLQPGDVVTLGIEGLGEQRQTAVAFS, from the coding sequence ATGAAACTTTTCCGCTTCGGTCCCCCCGAAAATGAACGCCCCGGCGTAATGCTTGCTTCCGGTGCCCACCTCGATGTATCGGCTTTCGGCCAGGATTATGACGAAACCTTTTTTGCCACCGACGGCCCCGCCCGCCTCGCCCAGTGGCTGGAAGCCAACGCCGCTAACTGTCCGAACGTGCCGGGCAGCGTGCGCCGCGCGTCGTGCGTCAAACGGCCGTCCAAGATCGTCTGCGTCGGCCTGAACTACGCCAAACACGCCGCCGAGACCGGCGCGCCGGTGCCCGCCGAACCGATTCTTTTCTTCAAATCCACCACCGCCCTGTGCGGTCCCGACGACAACGTAGTCATTCCGAAACGGTCAGAAAAAACCGACTGGGAGGTGGAACTGGCGATTGTGATCGGCAAAAAAGCGACGTACGTGTCGCAGGACGAAGCGTTCGACTACATCGCTGGGTACGCCCTGCACAACGACTACAGCGAGCGGGCTTTCCAGCTCGAACGCGGTGGTCAGTGGGTGAAAGGCAAAAGCGCCGATACGTTCGCACCGCTGGGTCCGTTTCTGGTGACCAAAGACGAAATTCCCGATCCCAACAAACTCCACCTCTGGCTGCGCGTCAACGGCGAACTGCTGCAGGATTCCAACACCGACGACATGATTTTCAACGTCCCGATGCTGGTCAGCTACATCAGCCAGTTCATGACGCTGCTGCCCGGCGACGTCATCTCGACCGGCACGCCCTCCGGCGTCGGCATGGGCCTCAAACCGCCCCGTTTCCTCCAGCCCGGCGACGTCGTCACCCTCGGCATCGAAGGCCTGGGCGAACAGCGGCAAACGGCTGTGGCTTTTAGTTAA
- a CDS encoding amidohydrolase family protein produces the protein MIVDAHQHFWFYTPERDTWITDEMAVIRRDFLPGDLEPVLKANGVEACVAVQADQSEAETLLLLKLAEAYDIVKGVVGWVDLRSETIYDRLEAFSQFEELKGFRHVAQSEPDDFLTRPEFIRGVRQLAAFDFTYDILIYPNQLKAAWQLVQEVPEVKFVVDHCAKPVIRKKEITRWSNYIAEIAKNRNTYCKVSGLVTEADWKGWNKEEIFPYLDVVFEHFGPDRLMFGSDWPVCLVAAEYEEVKGLLEDYIQPWGEEVRQKVFGANAVDFYRLE, from the coding sequence ATGATAGTTGATGCCCATCAGCACTTTTGGTTTTATACGCCTGAACGCGATACGTGGATTACCGACGAGATGGCCGTGATCCGGCGGGATTTTCTGCCCGGAGACCTGGAGCCGGTGCTGAAAGCCAATGGCGTGGAAGCCTGCGTGGCGGTGCAGGCCGACCAGTCGGAAGCCGAAACGCTGCTGCTGCTGAAACTGGCCGAAGCGTACGATATCGTCAAAGGCGTGGTCGGCTGGGTGGATTTGCGTTCCGAAACGATTTACGATCGGCTGGAAGCTTTCTCGCAGTTTGAAGAACTGAAAGGGTTTCGGCACGTGGCCCAGTCGGAACCGGACGACTTTCTGACCCGCCCGGAATTCATCCGCGGCGTGCGGCAACTGGCGGCTTTCGATTTCACCTACGACATTCTGATTTACCCCAACCAGTTGAAAGCGGCCTGGCAACTGGTGCAGGAGGTGCCGGAAGTGAAGTTCGTGGTGGACCACTGCGCCAAGCCGGTGATCCGGAAAAAGGAAATCACGCGCTGGTCCAACTACATCGCCGAAATCGCTAAGAACCGGAATACCTACTGCAAGGTGTCCGGGCTGGTGACGGAGGCGGACTGGAAAGGCTGGAATAAAGAGGAAATTTTTCCGTACCTCGATGTCGTCTTCGAACACTTCGGCCCCGACCGGCTGATGTTCGGCTCCGACTGGCCGGTTTGTCTGGTGGCCGCCGAATACGAAGAGGTCAAGGGCCTGCTGGAAGACTACATCCAGCCCTGGGGCGAGGAAGTCCGGCAAAAGGTTTTCGGAGCCAACGCGGTGGATTTTTACCGATTGGAGTAG
- a CDS encoding DUF4932 domain-containing protein encodes MRFLVTLLLFPLFLKAQNPVQVRIHKNIELINVLAVQNAAGLLKDTLTNPWMRDNSVLMRRSYYHFLPVQQLPIFRTYQALEDKMGTGMYLLGLYYSEVPTARRLVALPDVFLEAVSPNRDSVIRAFDQFFGQLNQLYTEVRFADYLRQNGPIYAQAVAEVKRNLPPAGFTKALEQYYGGHKHSYNLILNPYFKSDWGMGWEVSGPAGTDVYNITAPFVKANVSATGQVETTGFDDRAGVRRLSVHEFGHTFVNPLAYQPSVRKQIEAYNSLYEPIKGDEQYSDWHTQFCEYVVRAGEIRIALKTGNPADAEAVRKQNARWKYLPHFVRQLERYETNRRQYPTFEAFLPSLIASLKDLQRGR; translated from the coding sequence ATGCGTTTTCTGGTTACCCTGCTTCTGTTCCCGCTGTTCTTAAAGGCCCAAAACCCCGTTCAGGTCCGGATTCACAAAAACATCGAGCTGATAAACGTCCTGGCCGTACAGAATGCCGCCGGCTTGCTGAAAGACACCCTGACCAATCCCTGGATGCGCGACAACAGCGTGCTGATGCGGCGGTCGTACTACCATTTTCTGCCCGTTCAGCAGCTTCCCATTTTCCGCACCTATCAGGCTCTCGAAGACAAAATGGGCACCGGCATGTACCTCCTGGGACTTTATTACAGCGAAGTGCCCACGGCCCGGCGACTGGTCGCGTTGCCGGACGTGTTTCTGGAAGCCGTCAGCCCCAACCGGGATTCGGTGATCCGGGCCTTTGACCAGTTCTTCGGGCAGTTGAACCAGCTTTATACCGAGGTCCGGTTTGCAGACTACCTGCGGCAAAATGGGCCGATTTACGCTCAGGCGGTGGCCGAAGTGAAGCGAAACTTACCGCCCGCCGGATTCACGAAGGCACTTGAACAGTACTACGGCGGGCATAAACACAGCTACAACCTCATTCTAAACCCGTATTTCAAAAGCGACTGGGGCATGGGCTGGGAAGTTTCCGGCCCCGCCGGCACGGACGTCTACAACATCACCGCCCCGTTTGTTAAAGCGAATGTTTCCGCCACGGGTCAGGTCGAAACAACGGGGTTCGACGACCGCGCGGGCGTCCGGCGGTTATCCGTGCACGAGTTCGGCCATACGTTCGTGAACCCCCTCGCCTACCAGCCGAGCGTCCGGAAGCAGATTGAAGCCTATAATTCACTGTACGAACCCATTAAGGGTGACGAACAATACAGCGACTGGCATACCCAGTTCTGCGAATACGTCGTCCGGGCGGGCGAAATCCGGATTGCGCTGAAGACCGGTAACCCGGCGGATGCCGAAGCCGTCCGGAAGCAAAACGCCCGCTGGAAGTACCTGCCGCATTTTGTCCGGCAACTGGAGCGCTACGAAACGAATCGGCGGCAGTACCCCACGTTCGAGGCCTTTCTGCCCAGCCTGATCGCGTCGCTGAAGGATTTGCAGCGGGGCCGTTAA
- a CDS encoding four helix bundle protein: MEQKESIIQSKAFAFAIRVVNLHKWLMQQQVPYKLAEQLLKSGTSIGANLEEATGGFSRKEFAAKIGISYKEARETRFWLRLLQATNYLDERMASSMLSDCEELIKILAAIQLTTQKAM, translated from the coding sequence ATGGAGCAAAAAGAAAGCATAATCCAGAGCAAGGCTTTTGCCTTTGCGATTCGGGTAGTGAATCTGCATAAATGGCTAATGCAACAGCAGGTTCCTTACAAGCTTGCGGAACAGTTACTCAAAAGCGGAACTTCCATTGGCGCTAATTTGGAAGAGGCAACCGGCGGCTTTTCGCGCAAAGAGTTTGCGGCAAAAATCGGCATTTCATACAAAGAAGCCAGAGAAACGCGGTTTTGGTTACGACTTCTCCAGGCTACAAATTACCTCGATGAGCGAATGGCGTCGTCTATGCTGAGCGATTGTGAAGAATTAATAAAAATTCTCGCCGCCATTCAATTAACGACTCAGAAGGCAATGTAG
- a CDS encoding SDR family NAD(P)-dependent oxidoreductase → MFDLTNKTALITGGASGIGLAITETFARAGATVHILELNAEAAQAVADGLSAEGGRVFAHGVDVSRQADVVQVVNDIAAQGPVHILVNNAGVAHVGTVETTSEADFDRIYNVNVKGVYNCLYATIPHFRAAGGGVILNMASIAATIGIPDRFAYSTSKGAVLTMTLSVAKDYLKHNIRCNCISPARVHTPFVDGFLAKNYPGKEEEMFAKLSATQPIGRMAKPAEIGALALYLCSDEAGFVTGCDYPIDGGFTRLNN, encoded by the coding sequence ATGTTCGACCTCACCAACAAGACCGCCCTCATCACCGGCGGGGCCAGCGGGATTGGGCTGGCGATTACCGAAACCTTTGCCCGCGCGGGGGCGACGGTGCATATTCTGGAACTGAACGCCGAAGCGGCGCAGGCGGTGGCCGACGGGCTCTCGGCCGAAGGCGGGCGGGTCTTTGCGCATGGCGTCGATGTGTCGCGGCAGGCGGATGTGGTGCAGGTGGTGAATGACATTGCGGCCCAGGGGCCGGTGCATATTCTGGTCAATAATGCCGGGGTAGCGCATGTCGGGACGGTGGAAACGACTTCCGAGGCCGATTTTGACCGGATTTACAATGTGAACGTGAAGGGCGTTTACAACTGTCTGTACGCCACCATTCCGCATTTCAGGGCGGCCGGCGGCGGGGTCATTCTGAACATGGCTTCCATCGCGGCAACCATCGGCATTCCCGACCGTTTCGCCTATTCGACCAGCAAAGGTGCGGTGCTGACGATGACCCTGTCCGTGGCGAAAGACTATTTAAAGCACAACATTCGCTGCAATTGCATTTCGCCGGCCCGGGTGCATACGCCCTTCGTAGACGGGTTTCTGGCTAAAAACTATCCCGGCAAGGAAGAGGAAATGTTCGCCAAACTGTCGGCTACCCAACCCATCGGCCGCATGGCAAAGCCCGCCGAAATCGGAGCCCTCGCTCTGTACCTCTGCTCGGACGAAGCCGGTTTTGTGACGGGCTGCGACTATCCCATCGACGGCGGTTTTACGCGGCTGAACAACTAA
- a CDS encoding UxaA family hydrolase: MQHRLLKVHPADNVIVALQNFTSGEEVTFEGQTYALPIGVGVKHKFVTEDLQPGDAVTMYGVRVGRATQPIRRGEPITTFNLKHDSEAYGLDKKQPYNWQPPEVSAWRDRTFMGYHRADGQVGTANYWLVIPLVFCENRNILILKDAFERELGYAQPEIYREEVRQLLHLYQHGDVATIKKIEPFSPPNTMKVFPRNGERPFKNIDGIKFLTHEMGCGGTRQDSEALCGLFAGFINNPNVAGVTVLSLGCQHTQISALEAEVRKRNPKFDKPMLVYEQQDGTEYTMMATAIRDTFLALIEANKIERQPAPLSKLNIGLKCGGSDGFSGISANPVLGHLSDVLVALGGKTVLAEFPELCGVEQELINRTPADDKAQKFITLMQTYSAQAEAAGSGFDMNPSPGNIRDGLITDAIKSAGAAKKGGTAPVADVLNYTEPATQPGLNLLCTPGNDVEATTGMAGSGTNIILFTTGLGTPTGNPICPVVKVATNTALANRMPDVIDFDCGPVIEGEQTIAENAEQLFEYVIKLASGEVQTKAQQLAQDDFIPWKRGVSL; the protein is encoded by the coding sequence ATGCAGCATCGATTGTTGAAAGTTCATCCCGCCGATAACGTCATTGTTGCCCTCCAAAACTTTACTTCCGGCGAAGAAGTGACGTTCGAAGGGCAGACCTATGCGCTGCCGATCGGGGTGGGCGTCAAGCATAAGTTTGTTACCGAAGATCTACAGCCCGGCGATGCCGTGACCATGTACGGGGTCCGGGTCGGGCGGGCCACCCAGCCCATTCGCCGCGGCGAACCGATTACGACCTTTAACCTGAAACACGATTCGGAGGCGTACGGACTGGACAAAAAACAGCCTTACAACTGGCAGCCGCCCGAGGTAAGCGCCTGGCGCGACCGGACGTTTATGGGCTACCACCGCGCCGACGGTCAGGTCGGAACGGCCAACTACTGGCTAGTGATTCCGCTGGTTTTCTGCGAAAACCGGAACATCCTCATCCTGAAAGATGCGTTCGAGCGGGAGCTTGGCTACGCCCAGCCGGAAATCTACCGCGAGGAGGTTCGGCAGTTGCTGCACCTGTACCAGCACGGCGACGTAGCGACGATCAAAAAAATCGAGCCGTTCTCGCCGCCGAATACGATGAAGGTATTTCCCCGGAACGGCGAACGGCCTTTCAAAAACATCGACGGCATCAAGTTTCTGACCCACGAAATGGGCTGCGGCGGCACCCGCCAGGATTCGGAAGCGCTTTGCGGCCTGTTTGCCGGGTTTATCAACAACCCCAACGTGGCGGGCGTAACGGTGCTGAGCCTCGGCTGCCAGCACACCCAGATTTCGGCCCTCGAAGCGGAAGTGCGCAAGCGGAATCCGAAATTCGACAAGCCGATGCTGGTCTATGAGCAGCAGGACGGAACGGAATACACCATGATGGCGACGGCCATTCGCGACACGTTCCTGGCCCTGATCGAAGCCAACAAGATTGAACGCCAGCCCGCTCCGCTGAGTAAGCTGAACATCGGTCTGAAATGCGGCGGCTCGGATGGATTTTCGGGTATTTCGGCCAATCCGGTGCTTGGTCACCTGTCGGATGTGCTCGTGGCGCTGGGCGGAAAAACCGTGCTGGCCGAGTTTCCGGAGCTTTGCGGCGTGGAGCAGGAACTGATCAACCGAACTCCGGCGGACGACAAAGCGCAGAAATTCATTACCCTGATGCAGACCTATTCGGCTCAGGCCGAAGCCGCCGGTTCGGGTTTTGACATGAACCCGTCGCCGGGCAACATCCGGGACGGACTGATTACGGACGCCATCAAATCGGCGGGTGCGGCCAAAAAAGGCGGAACGGCTCCGGTTGCCGACGTGCTGAACTATACCGAACCGGCTACCCAGCCGGGCCTGAACCTGCTTTGCACGCCGGGCAACGACGTGGAGGCAACCACCGGCATGGCGGGCTCGGGCACGAACATCATCCTGTTCACGACCGGCCTTGGCACACCCACCGGCAACCCGATCTGCCCCGTCGTGAAAGTTGCCACGAATACGGCGCTCGCCAACCGGATGCCGGACGTGATCGACTTCGACTGCGGCCCGGTCATCGAAGGCGAGCAGACCATCGCCGAAAACGCCGAACAACTGTTCGAATACGTCATCAAACTCGCCAGTGGCGAAGTCCAGACCAAAGCGCAGCAGCTCGCCCAGGACGATTTCATCCCCTGGAAACGGGGAGTTTCACTTTAA